The Homalodisca vitripennis isolate AUS2020 unplaced genomic scaffold, UT_GWSS_2.1 ScUCBcl_13366;HRSCAF=23557, whole genome shotgun sequence genome includes the window TTTTCCTGATGTCTAATTCTGTTTTAACTAGCAACCAATTTTCAGATATCGAAGCCTGATATAAAATGCTTGTAAACtgatcaataaaaatctgattACTGTAACTAACTACCATAAAGATGACAGTAACCtattttctttacataaaaaatgataagattgaACGTTACACGACCTTTTCACAGTATTGACAGTAGTAATCCCTAGTAGTCTTGAGGATCGGCAGGTTGAGCTCAGGCACAGACTCGGGAGTGATATCAGGGTGTCTGTTGGCCAAGTGGTTCACCAGCATCCCTCTCCGCTTGAATCCCAACATGCACGAATGGCACTTGTATATATATCGCTCATAGTCTGATGCATTCACCTGAGGAATCACATTAGATATTACTCGtatcatatatataattaaaattgtaaatggaaTAAGCTTCCAGTTGCAAGCttccaattttcaattttttatttgtaaaaactgttacatttaaaagtaatgcttttattattaacaaacaagaaaataatattttatttccttcaaTTTAAATTCATGACACTACGCTAATTGCCTAACTAAACTATAATCACTTCTTTATCGCTATTTCAGTTTCACCAGGACGTACCCTGGTGCATCCTCCAGCTTAGAAATGTTTGGCATCCTACCTACTATTCCGAAACGGGAAAATTCGCTCCTATTTGGATTTTGCCCCTGTATTTTGACCCAAAAAGATTTCAATCACTGGGAAATCCTCTTcgttttatttttgaagtaaaatagaaaatttactgtTTGAAAAACGTTTTGGTTGAAGAAAAgcttaaaagaaaaacatctggTTTCACTGAATGTAAGGCCCCAGATTTTTCAAAATGCAAGTATGGATGCCGAACTGTGAGTAAGAAGGAGTCCTCAGAACAAGAAAACATAATGACCCCAGTGATTAATGACGATTGAATAAGAAGGAAGAAAGCAATGAAGACCAAGAGATCCAGTTGCAAAAGCGAAATAGTTGAACGAGTGTGCACATAAACATCTTAATAACATTCAAGTCCTCTTGTGAacgaacatttttttaaaatgaaactaatcATACCAAAAGATTGTCCTttgacaaaaaaacgaaaaacttctatttttttaatatacttttaaatgcaCTCAGAACCCaggatattttttaaactctccCCTATGAAACGACTTTTTTAGTCCCCCACCATTAAATAGATTTAACTTTGTCCACTCCAGCGCCAACATTAAAAAGAATACttaaggtttaattttttaatgtccaTTGATAGAACATTACATTTGtgatcatatttaaattttttttttttgtttactttttccatgtagaaatgtagtaataaatgctagtatagtttttttacaatgtacataatgtaaaaaatctttcatctttaattttttgtgtgtattataggtaagtaaaaaaaaaataaaaaaaaaaaaaaaaaaaaaaaaaaaaaaaaaaaaaaaaaaaaaaaacgtcgtACAAAAAAACCTTGCAGGTTGCAGTCCCACGCAGGGTGGGGTTAAATACCCTTCCACCGCCCCACCACGTATCTCCCCACCACAGCCTCAGCGCTCACTACGATTTTGATCAGCTGACCAATCATTTCCCCTGGCCTCTTTCGGTAATCGTTCACATGTCAGCAGAACCCTTTACAGTTTTTGAAAACCGTTTACAGTACAAAGTTAACTAAGCCTACTTCCCGCTAGAGCCGAGTTTTTAAAACCGGTCCATCGTGTTGAACCCGAACAAAAAGAACGACTGAAACGAAATGACCCAAGTGAACCGAAAAAAAGGAGCCGTTTTCCAAAAAAGGTGGTTTGAATAGAGGAAGAAAACAACACATCTTACAGGAGAATGgaatagatatataacaataaatttttttttttttttttttcaaggaatctagtaaaaatgtaaacatattattattatttacaactgatgaaaaataattaaattgtattttactaaatacattactaaattatattagaatttaaTACTTATCAACAATGACCTTGGGGGTTGATTGAATATGGCCTtttgatttatcataaggttATTTCGCCTacaattgttttcaataaatttcactAAACAGCAAACAGACATTATTGCtccgtttgaaaataatttatttttataaaataacacatttttatcacatattaccGATTAAGTTCCCCATCACTTAATTCACATTACCCAGGTTGaactgtaagttttttttaaacgatttcaaataaaaataaatattaacgcACACTAACTACACAGAAAGGCCCCTTTTCAGATACCTCAGAGGTAGAGACTTGTGGGTGTGGCTATCAGTCTTGATACTGgtgtttataaaaagtgtttttttggaTGGAAAGTGCTAACTGGTGATCctcttttgtgtttttgtttgatACCTATCAATTAATTCATAGTAaacaagttaaaagttaaaaattgtggttttttttttttacagtagggatttttttaaattactttttttaaacacttatttaGAGAAGACATAAATAAccgaaaaattaaacttttattaaaagtaatctgctgaaatactgtttttttgataattttctgAAACATTATCAGTACTGGTAACTGTTACTTAATAGTAAGGCAGTGTTAAGTAGTGCATATAATGACCACATTATTTTAAGAGtgaactatttgtaaataataagtgtAACCTAGGCCTACCAGCTTGGTCATGTTTGAACTTCTGTAATTTTCACTGTATGTACTCAGCACCATAGAGGCAAATATACCatattaaataaagcaaaaaagaaagaaaaaaaaaaacaaacaaattcattgTAATCAATATagcttactataaatattatttattaagaactaCACTACTTCACAGGAAATGTCAGTGCTTGAACTGACAGGTG containing:
- the LOC124375109 gene encoding PR domain zinc finger protein 10-like — its product is MVLSTYSENYRSSNMTKLVNASDYERYIYKCHSCMLGFKRRGMLVNHLANRHPDITPESVPELNLPILKTTRDYYCQYCEKVV